A window of the Gordonia humi genome harbors these coding sequences:
- the fbaA gene encoding class II fructose-bisphosphate aldolase: MPIATPEKYAEMLAKAKSEGYAFPAINCTSSETINAAIKGFADAGSDGIIQFSTGGAEFGSGLGVKDMVTGAVALAEFAHVVADKYDVTIALHTDHCPKDKLDGFVRPLIEISRERVEAGQNPLFQSHMWDGSAVPIDENLEIAKELLAASKAAKIILEVEIGVVGGEEDGVENEINEKLYTSVEDFEKTVDALGTGENGQYLLAATFGNVHGVYKPGGVKLRPSVLKDGQDAAIAKLGLDADAKPFDFVFHGGSGSARSEIEEAVGYGVIKMNVDTDTQYAFTRPVAGHMMSNYDGVLKVDGEVGNKKVYDPRSYLKKAEASMTERVVEACNDLGSSGKTIGR; the protein is encoded by the coding sequence ATGCCCATCGCAACACCGGAAAAGTATGCCGAGATGCTCGCCAAGGCGAAGTCGGAGGGCTACGCCTTCCCCGCCATCAACTGCACCTCGTCGGAGACGATCAACGCCGCCATCAAGGGCTTCGCCGACGCAGGGAGCGACGGCATCATCCAGTTCTCCACCGGCGGCGCCGAATTCGGCTCGGGCCTGGGTGTCAAGGACATGGTGACCGGCGCCGTGGCGCTCGCCGAGTTCGCCCATGTCGTCGCCGACAAGTACGACGTGACGATCGCCCTCCACACCGACCACTGCCCGAAGGACAAGCTCGACGGCTTCGTCCGTCCGCTCATCGAGATCTCCCGCGAGCGCGTCGAGGCCGGCCAGAACCCGCTGTTCCAGTCGCACATGTGGGACGGCTCGGCCGTGCCGATCGACGAGAACCTCGAGATCGCCAAGGAACTGCTCGCCGCGTCGAAGGCCGCGAAGATCATCCTCGAGGTCGAGATCGGCGTCGTCGGCGGAGAAGAGGACGGCGTCGAGAACGAGATCAACGAGAAGCTGTACACCTCGGTCGAAGACTTCGAGAAGACCGTCGACGCCCTCGGCACCGGCGAGAACGGCCAGTACCTGTTGGCCGCCACCTTCGGCAACGTCCACGGGGTCTACAAGCCGGGCGGGGTCAAGTTGCGCCCGTCCGTCCTGAAGGACGGTCAGGACGCCGCGATCGCCAAGCTCGGTCTCGACGCCGACGCCAAGCCGTTCGACTTCGTCTTCCACGGCGGCTCCGGCTCGGCCAGAAGCGAGATCGAAGAGGCCGTCGGCTACGGCGTCATCAAGATGAACGTCGACACCGACACCCAGTACGCGTTCACGCGCCCCGTCGCCGGCCACATGATGAGCAACTACGACGGCGTCCTCAAGGTCGACGGCGAGGTCGGCAACAAGAAGGTCTACGACCCGCGCAGCTACCTCAAGAAGGCGGAGGCCTCGATGACCGAGCGCGTCGTCGAAGCCTGCAACGACCTCGGTTCGTCCGGCAAGACCATCGGTCGCTGA
- a CDS encoding M20 family metallopeptidase codes for MTAPGDERAGRLVDQVDAAAIDALTCALIAEPSVNPGGAEASAVAVLADACRTAEFDVEVIEAADGRPNLVATASTGGDGPGLMFLGHSDVVPAGPGWTADPFVPRRDGDEIIGRGASDMKGGIAAAVAAMSVLARAADSGIELSGPVQLVVTVDEEEHGTGVRHLVANPDRYPRPDAGLVGCIVAEPTRMEVVRGCRGASYFDIEVTGRAAHSGRPSDGVSAIDAAARIIDVIRADQDRLAADPDPLLGFGTWNVGTIEGGQGISVVAPSCSLGVDRRLMPGEDVTEIGERLLADIHAAGIVVDGISVTVTPTMFLPGFATSADHRLVEAASAAANGAAVGGWTAACDGGFVSTALHIPTVVMGPGDINTQAHQPDESVRLSELVFAAQSYVRAAVELLG; via the coding sequence ATGACTGCACCAGGAGACGAGCGCGCAGGCCGACTCGTCGACCAGGTCGACGCCGCCGCAATCGACGCCCTGACCTGCGCGTTGATCGCCGAGCCGAGCGTCAATCCGGGAGGTGCGGAGGCGTCCGCGGTGGCTGTTCTCGCCGATGCGTGCCGAACCGCGGAATTCGACGTCGAGGTGATCGAGGCCGCCGACGGCCGCCCGAACCTGGTGGCCACGGCCTCCACCGGCGGCGACGGTCCCGGTCTGATGTTCCTCGGGCACTCGGATGTGGTGCCCGCCGGGCCGGGGTGGACGGCCGACCCGTTCGTGCCCCGCCGCGACGGCGACGAGATCATCGGTCGCGGAGCGTCGGACATGAAGGGCGGCATCGCCGCGGCGGTCGCCGCCATGTCGGTCCTGGCGCGCGCCGCCGACTCCGGGATCGAACTGTCCGGACCGGTCCAACTCGTGGTGACCGTCGACGAGGAGGAGCACGGGACCGGTGTGCGACACCTGGTCGCGAACCCCGATCGCTATCCCCGTCCGGACGCGGGCCTCGTCGGCTGCATCGTCGCCGAACCGACCCGCATGGAGGTGGTGCGCGGGTGCCGGGGCGCGTCGTACTTCGACATCGAGGTGACCGGCCGCGCCGCGCACTCGGGCCGTCCCAGCGACGGGGTGAGCGCGATCGACGCCGCCGCACGGATCATCGACGTGATCCGCGCCGATCAGGACCGGCTGGCCGCCGACCCCGATCCGCTGCTCGGATTCGGCACCTGGAACGTCGGAACCATCGAGGGCGGACAGGGCATCTCGGTGGTCGCGCCGTCGTGTTCGCTCGGCGTGGATCGTCGGTTGATGCCGGGCGAGGACGTCACCGAGATCGGCGAGCGACTCCTGGCCGACATCCACGCCGCGGGCATCGTCGTCGACGGGATATCCGTGACCGTGACGCCCACCATGTTCCTGCCCGGGTTCGCGACGTCCGCCGACCACCGGCTGGTCGAGGCGGCGTCCGCCGCCGCGAACGGCGCAGCGGTCGGCGGCTGGACGGCGGCGTGCGACGGCGGCTTCGTCAGCACCGCCCTGCACATTCCGACCGTCGTGATGGGCCCCGGCGACATCAACACGCAGGCGCACCAGCCCGACGAGTCGGTGAGGCTGTCGGAACTCGTGTTCGCCGCGCAGAGCTACGTGCGGGCCGCGGTGGAGTTGCTCGGTTAG
- a CDS encoding TetR/AcrR family transcriptional regulator yields the protein MVSVRRDRSDETRVALLSAAERLFAERGLDAVSNRQISEAAGQANNYAVGYHFGSRTDLLTALLESHQEPLDVIRARTVDEIGDEPELRDWLRCLVRPQLEYIGTRPGLCYFGQFWLAMATAPSAAELLYREAAKSQPLVTTLNGMYGSLPALPEEAIRVRNLMSQNSLIATYADFERRRNELGASDSSSWQGFSDSMVDGLLGLWLAPASSDRV from the coding sequence ATGGTGTCGGTGAGGCGAGATCGATCGGATGAGACGCGGGTCGCGTTGCTGTCCGCGGCCGAGCGACTGTTCGCCGAGCGCGGTCTGGACGCCGTGTCGAACCGGCAGATCAGCGAGGCCGCCGGTCAGGCGAACAACTACGCGGTCGGATACCACTTCGGTTCGCGCACCGACCTCCTCACGGCCCTGTTGGAGTCCCATCAAGAACCGCTCGACGTGATCAGAGCACGCACGGTCGACGAGATCGGCGACGAGCCGGAGCTGCGCGATTGGCTGCGGTGCCTCGTCCGGCCGCAGTTGGAGTACATCGGCACCCGACCGGGCCTGTGCTATTTCGGGCAGTTCTGGCTGGCGATGGCGACTGCACCGTCGGCCGCCGAACTGCTGTATCGGGAGGCCGCGAAGTCGCAGCCCCTGGTGACGACGCTGAACGGGATGTACGGATCGCTGCCCGCGCTCCCCGAGGAGGCGATCCGGGTCCGCAACCTGATGTCCCAGAACAGCCTGATCGCGACCTACGCCGACTTCGAACGCAGACGGAACGAACTCGGCGCCTCCGACTCGTCGTCGTGGCAGGGATTCTCGGACTCCATGGTCGACGGACTGCTCGGCCTCTGGCTGGCGCCCGCGTCGTCCGACCGTGTTTGA
- a CDS encoding nitroreductase family deazaflavin-dependent oxidoreductase, whose amino-acid sequence MNTQIIEEFRANEGRVGGPFEGAPMILVHHVGRKSGKQTVAPLMYLPGDDPSVLYIFASKAGAPTNPAYYYNLVDAGRATVEVGTETFDVAVTEVTGADRDRIYAEQASRYPGFADYEEKTKGVRVIPVLKLTRV is encoded by the coding sequence ATGAACACGCAGATCATCGAGGAGTTCCGCGCGAACGAGGGGCGGGTCGGCGGACCGTTCGAGGGCGCACCCATGATCCTCGTCCACCACGTCGGCCGGAAGTCGGGCAAACAGACCGTCGCCCCGCTCATGTATCTCCCCGGCGATGATCCGTCGGTGCTGTACATCTTCGCATCGAAGGCCGGAGCCCCGACCAATCCGGCGTACTACTACAACCTGGTCGACGCGGGCCGCGCGACGGTGGAGGTCGGCACGGAGACCTTCGACGTCGCCGTCACCGAGGTGACCGGCGCCGATCGCGACCGGATCTACGCCGAACAGGCGAGTCGCTACCCCGGATTCGCCGATTACGAGGAGAAGACCAAGGGCGTCCGGGTGATCCCGGTCCTGAAGCTGACGAGGGTCTGA
- a CDS encoding TrmH family RNA methyltransferase, with the protein MPESITPEPDPAAGPTEWITGVGPTVGVRPWADEHPDRTPDDPRLDPNLVAEGDRRNVVDEYRYFSREAIIADLDTRRHDFHVAIENWAHDANIGTVVRTANAFLAAEVHIVGRRRWNRRGAMVTDRYQHLRHHESIDDLIVWAHENDLVVVAVDNTPGASRLETVELPRRCVLLFGQEGPGVSDQAQETAAMTVSIAQFGSTRSINAGVAAGIVMHRWISDHADLDQAW; encoded by the coding sequence TTGCCTGAGTCGATCACCCCCGAACCGGATCCCGCCGCGGGACCCACCGAATGGATCACCGGTGTGGGACCGACCGTCGGCGTGCGACCGTGGGCCGACGAGCACCCCGATCGGACACCCGACGATCCGAGGCTGGATCCGAACCTCGTCGCCGAGGGCGACCGTCGCAACGTGGTCGACGAGTACCGGTACTTCTCGCGCGAGGCGATCATCGCCGATCTGGACACCCGCCGCCACGACTTCCACGTGGCCATCGAGAACTGGGCGCACGACGCCAACATCGGAACCGTCGTGCGGACCGCCAACGCCTTCCTGGCGGCCGAGGTGCACATCGTCGGGCGACGCCGCTGGAACCGGCGCGGGGCGATGGTCACCGATCGCTATCAGCATCTCCGGCATCATGAGAGCATCGACGACCTGATCGTGTGGGCTCACGAGAACGATCTGGTGGTGGTTGCCGTCGACAACACTCCGGGCGCGTCACGGCTGGAGACGGTCGAGCTTCCGCGTCGCTGCGTCCTGCTCTTCGGTCAGGAGGGACCGGGCGTCAGCGACCAGGCGCAGGAGACGGCGGCGATGACCGTCTCGATCGCCCAGTTCGGTTCCACGCGCAGCATCAACGCGGGCGTCGCCGCCGGAATCGTCATGCACCGATGGATCTCCGACCACGCCGACCTCGATCAGGCGTGGTGA
- the pyrE gene encoding orotate phosphoribosyltransferase, with the protein MDADRTRLAELVTELAVVHGRVTLSSGKEADYYVDLRRATLHHEASRLIGKLMREMTADWDYASVGGLTLGADPVATSIMHTDGRPIDTFVVRKAAKTHGMQRRIEGPDITGRRVLVVEDTSTTGASPSQAVEAAREAGAEVVGVATVVDRATGADEVIGALGVPYRSLLGLADLGLA; encoded by the coding sequence TTGGACGCCGATCGCACACGCCTGGCCGAACTGGTCACCGAACTCGCCGTGGTCCACGGCCGGGTGACCCTGTCGTCCGGTAAAGAGGCCGACTACTACGTCGACCTGCGCCGTGCCACCCTGCACCACGAGGCGTCCCGCCTGATCGGGAAGCTGATGCGCGAGATGACCGCGGACTGGGATTACGCCTCCGTCGGCGGCCTCACTCTCGGCGCCGACCCCGTCGCCACCTCGATCATGCACACCGACGGCCGACCGATCGACACCTTCGTGGTCCGCAAGGCGGCCAAGACGCACGGTATGCAGCGCCGCATCGAAGGACCCGACATCACCGGCCGCAGAGTCCTCGTCGTGGAGGACACCTCGACCACCGGGGCGTCGCCGTCGCAGGCGGTCGAAGCCGCACGCGAGGCGGGCGCTGAAGTGGTCGGCGTCGCGACGGTCGTCGACCGGGCCACCGGTGCCGACGAGGTCATCGGCGCCCTCGGCGTGCCGTACCGGTCGCTCCTGGGACTCGCCGACCTCGGCCTTGCCTGA
- a CDS encoding GMC oxidoreductase, protein MTLSRRSFLTGTLIAGTSAAGLAVSGLAGAAPGRIRSERSEHRVIVVGSGFGGAITALRLTRAGVPVLLLERGREWKTGPNAHTFPNPTHPDKRILWHKSAPQIFGRPFSPEPYAGLVDAVVGDDMTAVTAAGLGGGSLLYQGMSLEPAEHVFNEHLPEQLDWARMHRVYYPRVSRMLRLETAPDRLIQTPQYRAARLFAARVRKAGLPVSKIPMPIDWQYALDEIAGKMTPSYTDGSGALGVNNGGKHSVDTNYIAQARATGLLTVATLHEVTDVARAADGRWRLQVTQTDVGGTTVAHKTMTTPTLVMAAGSVHTTRLLLRAREANGVDLPDGVGRGWGTNADRIYVWTDPTLDFGAVQGGPVVYGSLNWDRADTAHTVIQAAIPSFGVDVHSTMMVGYGVSDARGAFRYDASSGDAKLHWPVDGDRRIQWGHIHPTATRIAGKGAVLTDSNRFLNTTWHPLGGAAMGSVCDLEGRVRGQKGLYVIDGALLPGTAAACNPSMTIAAVAERALDRIVANDVGSII, encoded by the coding sequence ATGACTCTGTCCCGTCGCAGCTTCCTCACCGGAACCCTGATCGCCGGCACCTCGGCGGCCGGTCTGGCTGTCAGCGGTCTCGCCGGTGCCGCCCCGGGTCGCATCCGATCGGAGAGGTCCGAGCACCGGGTGATCGTCGTCGGCTCCGGATTCGGCGGCGCGATCACGGCGCTGCGACTCACGCGGGCGGGTGTGCCGGTGCTGCTGCTCGAACGCGGACGGGAGTGGAAGACGGGGCCGAACGCACACACCTTCCCGAATCCCACCCACCCCGACAAGCGGATCCTCTGGCACAAGAGCGCGCCGCAGATCTTCGGCCGACCGTTCTCGCCCGAGCCGTACGCGGGTCTGGTCGACGCCGTGGTCGGCGACGACATGACCGCGGTGACCGCCGCCGGACTCGGCGGGGGAAGCCTGCTGTACCAGGGCATGTCACTCGAACCGGCCGAGCACGTGTTCAACGAGCACCTGCCCGAGCAACTCGACTGGGCGCGCATGCACCGCGTGTACTACCCGCGAGTGTCCAGAATGCTGCGACTCGAGACCGCGCCCGACCGTCTGATCCAGACACCGCAGTACAGGGCCGCCCGTCTGTTCGCCGCGCGGGTCCGCAAGGCCGGGTTGCCCGTGTCGAAGATCCCGATGCCCATCGACTGGCAGTACGCACTCGACGAGATCGCCGGAAAGATGACACCGTCGTACACCGACGGCTCCGGTGCGCTCGGCGTCAACAACGGCGGCAAGCACAGCGTCGACACCAACTACATCGCGCAGGCGCGGGCCACCGGGCTGCTCACCGTCGCGACCCTGCACGAGGTGACCGACGTCGCGCGTGCTGCCGACGGTCGGTGGCGGCTGCAGGTGACCCAGACCGACGTCGGCGGGACCACCGTCGCACATAAGACCATGACCACGCCGACCCTCGTCATGGCCGCGGGCAGCGTCCACACGACGCGACTGCTGCTGCGGGCGCGAGAGGCCAACGGCGTCGACCTGCCTGACGGCGTCGGCCGCGGGTGGGGGACCAACGCCGACCGGATCTACGTGTGGACCGATCCGACTCTCGACTTCGGAGCGGTACAGGGCGGACCGGTCGTCTACGGCAGCCTCAACTGGGACCGGGCAGACACCGCGCACACCGTGATCCAGGCGGCGATCCCGTCGTTCGGGGTCGACGTCCACAGCACCATGATGGTCGGCTACGGAGTCAGTGACGCACGCGGCGCATTCCGCTACGACGCGTCCAGCGGGGACGCGAAGCTGCACTGGCCGGTCGACGGCGACCGGCGGATCCAGTGGGGTCACATCCACCCGACGGCGACGAGGATCGCCGGAAAGGGAGCGGTGCTCACCGACTCGAATCGATTCCTCAACACCACCTGGCATCCGCTCGGCGGCGCCGCGATGGGCTCGGTGTGCGATCTGGAAGGCCGCGTCCGCGGGCAGAAGGGCCTCTACGTGATCGACGGTGCTCTGCTCCCGGGCACAGCCGCCGCCTGCAACCCGTCCATGACGATCGCGGCCGTGGCCGAGCGGGCGCTCGATCGGATCGTCGCGAACGACGTGGGGTCGATCATCTGA
- a CDS encoding VTT domain-containing protein — translation MIDTLLAETTTNVALMPSFMDPFNLIGYFGTWALAGLLIVILIESGVLFPILPGDSLLFVAGLIAAGSASGEHAAKVADANFNVWILCISVPIAAIIGGQIGYWIGRYAGTSMFRPDARFLKQKYLDEAHAFFEKRGPVTIFLARFVPIVRTLAPIVAGAARMKFAVFTIYNIVGAIVWGAGIVLLGYWLGQFDIIQKLIEPIFIVIVLVSVLPMVFEWLRRRRNGKEESVTLD, via the coding sequence GTGATCGACACTCTTCTCGCCGAGACCACGACGAACGTCGCGCTGATGCCAAGCTTCATGGACCCGTTCAACCTGATCGGGTACTTCGGAACGTGGGCCCTCGCCGGACTGTTGATCGTGATTCTCATCGAATCCGGCGTCCTCTTCCCGATCCTCCCCGGTGATTCACTGCTGTTCGTCGCGGGACTGATCGCGGCGGGCAGCGCATCCGGCGAACACGCGGCGAAGGTGGCCGACGCGAACTTCAACGTCTGGATCCTCTGCATCTCCGTGCCGATCGCCGCGATCATCGGTGGCCAGATCGGCTACTGGATCGGCCGGTACGCGGGCACGTCCATGTTCAGACCGGACGCCCGCTTCCTCAAGCAGAAGTATCTGGACGAGGCGCACGCCTTCTTCGAGAAGCGCGGTCCGGTCACGATCTTCCTGGCGCGCTTCGTCCCGATCGTGCGCACCCTCGCGCCGATCGTCGCGGGTGCCGCCCGGATGAAGTTCGCCGTCTTCACGATCTACAACATCGTCGGCGCGATCGTCTGGGGCGCCGGCATCGTGCTCCTGGGCTACTGGCTCGGCCAGTTCGACATCATCCAGAAGCTCATCGAACCGATCTTCATCGTGATCGTCCTGGTCTCGGTGCTGCCGATGGTCTTCGAATGGCTGCGCCGCCGTCGCAACGGCAAAGAGGAGTCGGTCACTCTCGACTGA